In the genome of Cupriavidus taiwanensis, one region contains:
- a CDS encoding IclR family transcriptional regulator, with translation MTLKTLDGALALLTHFTVRQPTWGVRELAKHSGVHYAVVHRVLATFAANGFLVQDAATGKYSLGLRLFELGQVVRKSFSPDEIVRPVLEKLAAQSGETVFLSWLDGHEGLCVGLVQSQHQLRFSIELGERFPLYAGAHAKAMLAFQDEAFRDEVYRQAVARMGPHTTLERERIEQQLAEVRERGWAHTREEAAASVAGLALPLWSRDRSAVVGSVAIAGPQQRLDDAAVPRLLEALRDASGRLEDVIGFVR, from the coding sequence ATGACTCTCAAGACACTGGACGGCGCGCTGGCCCTGCTGACCCACTTCACCGTGCGCCAGCCCACCTGGGGCGTGCGCGAGCTGGCCAAGCACAGCGGCGTGCATTACGCCGTAGTGCACCGCGTGCTGGCCACGTTCGCCGCCAACGGCTTCCTGGTGCAGGATGCGGCCACCGGCAAGTATTCGCTGGGGCTGCGGCTGTTCGAACTGGGGCAGGTGGTGCGCAAGAGCTTCTCGCCCGACGAGATCGTGCGCCCGGTGCTGGAGAAGCTGGCCGCGCAGAGCGGCGAGACCGTGTTCCTGTCGTGGCTCGATGGCCATGAAGGCCTGTGCGTGGGGCTGGTACAGAGCCAGCACCAGCTGCGCTTTTCGATCGAGCTGGGCGAGCGCTTTCCGCTCTATGCCGGCGCGCACGCCAAGGCCATGCTGGCGTTCCAGGACGAGGCCTTTCGCGACGAGGTGTACCGCCAGGCCGTGGCGCGCATGGGTCCGCATACCACGCTGGAACGCGAGCGCATCGAGCAGCAACTGGCCGAGGTGCGCGAACGCGGCTGGGCGCATACGCGCGAGGAAGCCGCGGCCAGCGTCGCGGGCCTGGCCCTGCCGCTGTGGTCGCGCGACCGCAGCGCGGTGGTGGGCTCGGTCGCCATCGCCGGGCCGCAGCAACGGCTCGACGATGCCGCCGTGCCACGGCTGCTCGAGGCGTTGCGCGACGCCAGCGGCCGGCTGGAAGACGTGATCGGCTTCGTGCGCTGA
- a CDS encoding LLM class flavin-dependent oxidoreductase translates to MTRDSLPAGNGVAYSVLDLAPIPQGSDAGQAMRNSLDLARHAEQLGYHRYWLAEHHNMPGIASAATAVLIGYVANGTHSIRVGSGGVMLPNHSPLVIAEQFGTLASLYPGRIDLGLGRAPGTDQATARALRRHLASDSADTFPQDVEELQAYFDDVRPGQRLRAVPGAGLKVPIWLLGSSLFSAQLAAAMGLPFAFASHFAPGFMRQAVDLYRRTFRPSETLDRPYVMLGLNVFAADTGDEARRLFSSLQQQFLALVRGTPGQLRPPVDAIEALWNESEADHIRRSLACSVVGDPDAVGAGMQRFVDDLRPDELMITGQIFDHQARLRSFEIAAAAARSLRANAAL, encoded by the coding sequence ATGACCCGCGACTCTCTCCCCGCCGGCAACGGCGTTGCCTATTCGGTGCTCGACCTCGCCCCCATCCCGCAAGGCAGCGATGCCGGCCAGGCCATGCGCAACTCGCTCGACCTGGCACGCCATGCCGAGCAGCTGGGCTACCACCGCTACTGGCTGGCCGAGCATCACAACATGCCCGGCATCGCCAGCGCCGCCACCGCGGTGCTGATCGGCTATGTCGCCAACGGCACCCACAGTATCCGCGTGGGCTCGGGCGGCGTAATGCTGCCCAACCATTCGCCGCTGGTGATCGCCGAGCAGTTCGGCACGCTGGCCTCGCTCTATCCGGGCCGCATCGACCTGGGCCTGGGCCGCGCGCCCGGCACCGACCAGGCCACCGCGCGCGCGCTGCGCCGTCATCTGGCCAGCGACAGCGCCGATACCTTTCCGCAGGACGTGGAAGAGCTGCAGGCGTATTTCGACGACGTGCGTCCCGGCCAGCGCCTGCGCGCGGTCCCGGGCGCGGGCCTGAAGGTGCCCATCTGGCTGCTGGGTTCGAGCCTGTTCAGCGCGCAGCTGGCCGCGGCGATGGGGCTGCCGTTCGCCTTCGCCTCGCACTTTGCGCCGGGCTTCATGCGCCAGGCGGTGGACCTGTACCGGCGCACATTCCGCCCGTCCGAGACGCTCGACCGGCCCTACGTGATGCTCGGCCTCAATGTGTTCGCGGCCGATACCGGAGACGAGGCGCGGCGGCTGTTCAGCTCGCTGCAGCAGCAGTTCCTGGCGCTGGTGCGCGGCACGCCAGGGCAGCTGCGCCCGCCGGTCGACGCTATCGAAGCGCTCTGGAACGAAAGCGAGGCTGACCATATCCGGCGCTCGCTGGCGTGCTCCGTGGTGGGCGACCCGGATGCGGTCGGCGCCGGCATGCAGCGCTTTGTCGATGACCTGCGCCCGGACGAGCTGATGATCACCGGCCAGATTTTCGACCACCAGGCGCGGCTGCGATCGTTCGAGATTGCCGCCGCTGCCGCGCGCAGCCTCAGGGCCAACGCCGCGCTCTGA